TGGCACATGGTGTGTGTGAAGTCTTATGGTTACGTATCCTTTTGGGTGAACTTGGACTGCTCGGAAAAGGACCGTTGATGCTATATTGTGACAACAAAGCTGCAATCGATATAGCTCATAATCCTATTCAACATGACAGTACAAAACATGTTGAGATTGATCGCCATTTTATAAAGGAGAATCTAGATCGAGGAGTGATTTGCATGCCTTATGTGAGTTCATCAAATCAATTGGCTGATGTACTTACAAAAGGTTTGCCAGAGcgtttattttctctttgttgtAGCAAGATGGGGCTCTACGATGCTTTtgccccatcttgagggggagtgttgagaGATGTAAATATAAAGTATTATAGGGACTATATTGAAAAGTGTGGCATGTATGTAAACAGAGGAGAGACTAGAAGAGACTAGTTCTCCCAGGAAAAATCCCCAAGTCGATTGAAGCCATGTTCAGATGAAACCCCCAAATCCAACCTGAAATTCCTCAAATCCTTTTCTTACAAGACAACACGATCTTAAACATGCGTATCTTGATGTCTATTTATTCACGAACCCTTTGATTGTCTTTGTTTATGTTGACTTCATACGACATAAAAAATACATGCAGTAATTTGTGTCCAACTATGAATTGTACAAGCATTGAATCATATTACTTTTACCTATAGATGATTTTGTCAAATTTCTCCCAAGATTACTAGAGTTTAAACAATATTGCCTTCTTTAAAGACATGCGTCTTTTGAATCAGGCTTTATTGGCTCGCCAAGCTTGGAGGTTAATAACCTGCCAAAATAGTCTCTTTGCCTGTcttctgaaggcccactactaccGTCGATGAAATATTATTGATATTGTCTTCACCGGGAACCCGTCCTCCTCATGGACGGCCATCTCCTATGGTCTGGAGTTACTGAAGAAAGGCATTGTGTGGTGTGTTGGAAACATTATTGGTTGGAAACGGCAGAACAATCTATATATGGCGTGACTGTTGGTTGCCAAGAACATCGAACGGCCAAGTTCTTACTCCCAAGAGAAACCGACGCATAAAATGGCTGTTGGAAGACACAACTAATTCGGGATACCTTCTATCCTATAGATGCTGGTGCTATCCTTAAAATCAAACCATGAAGGAGGGGTTTTGATGATGCTCTTGCATGGCAACCCGAGTGCTCTAGGATATTCACAATATGATCGTTGGCTTTTAATAAGCTTCTGATACATTGTGTCTATGGTAGCTCGAGTGCATTCCCATATGGAAAGGATCCTTGTTGGTTAAAAATTTGGAGTTCCTCTATGCGGCACAAAGTAAAATCCTTCGCTTGGAGAGTGGCATCTAGTGCTCTAGCTACGGAGGGTAATAAGCTAAGTCGGAAAACACACATCACGGGTCTATGTGAGATTTGTAACCTGACTGTGGGATATGAGGCGCATGCATTGGCACACTATCCTCATGCTCGCCGCCTCTGGCACTCGATGAGAGAATGTTGGCTCCTTCCCCAAGAGTCTGATCTACATGTGTCCTATCCATCCTGGTTTCGTTCAGTGCTTCTATCAATGCCGATACATATGGTTGATCATACTCTGTTGGTGGCATGGAGGTCTTGGTATGAACTGAATGAAATAACTCATGGCAATCCTGCTCTGCCACGGAAAGTTTGAAGAGATTCCCGTGTAAATATATGAAGATTTTGGTATCGATCAAAGGTACATCAACTGACCAAGTCTTGAACAAGACAGTGAAAGTAAAGAAACCACATGGTAATCTCTGGCTGAACCCCCTATGGGTCGGGTGAAATTGACGTTCGAGGGCTCATTCAAAAATGATGATGGTTCTGCAAGTACTGGCATGGTGTTTCGTGACTTCGCTGGTATATTAATCTTTTTAGCTTGTCGATCCCTACCGTCCTGTGAGCAACCTCTAGAATCGGAAGTTTTAGCCTGTTTGGAAGGCCTGAAATTTGGGCTCCTTCATAGTCAGTTGCCTATCATGGTTGAGTCAGACTACTCTTAGTTAATCTCAACTATTTTGGCTAATGGGTAAGACCGTTCGTCCTATCTCCATAGTATCTCCGAGATTAAAGTACTAGCTAGTGGTAGTAGAGTTTGCAAATTTCTAAAAGTAGAATGTAGTCAGGTGAGGATTAGCCACTGCCTTGCTAATTTGGCGAGGGCAGAGAAAATAACACAGTTTTGGCTAGGTTCAGGTCCCGAGTGTGTTCACGCTTGAATCTGAGTCTCTTGTAATCCTATCTGATTAATGAAGGTATGTTTTTGTCTGCAAAAAAATAACAAGATCGCCTTCTTTGAGCTTTGGGCAAGCACAACAACACAAGCTACATTTTAAAGGGCTCTTGCATTTTTCTTTGCTAATTAGAATTTAGCTTAAATATTTAATATGTTTTATCATGAAATAGAAAACTAAAGTGTACTTTTTTAGGACATATCCAATATGCGTAATATGGGATTTTCCAAGGGTTTTGGTTGGTTAACCAGCTCGAATAACAATTGCAAAAGAAAAAATGAAACTGAAAAGGGAAGGGCCTTAGTCCCATGCATGGGCCTCCAAGATCCAGATACGCGACTCACATCGGGCCATCAGCCCACGAAGAGCGGCAGAGCTCTAGGGTTTCTCTCCTCCTCTTagacctccgccgcctcctcagcTCATTCCCTGTTCGGAGAGTTCGTGTGAAGGCCAGACCCTCCCTCCCCTTCCTCCTCTCCGGCCGcaccccaaccgccgccgccgccatggtaagCCTCGCCCCTCTCCTCCCACGTACTATCATCTGACTCATGCGCCTTCGCCCTGACATCCTCGCCTTTGCATCCGTCGCAGGTGAAGTACTCGAGGGATCCGGCCAACCCGACCAAGTGTAAGATCTCGTGTCCCTCTGTTCTTCTCCTCTTTGCTGTTCGCCTTCACTGTAAGGTGGGTTTTGATCTGATGTTTCGTGTTCTGTTGCGCAGCGGCCAAGGCCTGTGGCAAGGATCTCAGGGTCCACTTCAAGGTACCTTTCCTGAACCTGCTCTCGGTCACATCTTGCGGATTAGCGAGCTATTCTTGTCAGCTGCCGTTATCTTGTTGAATTAGGGTTAGAGAGTGTGCAAAGGGCGTTATGATTTGGCTGAAGTGTGATATAGACCCAGGGTGTGAAGGTTATGTTCGGTTGTTTGTATGAGCAGTTCGCATGTTACTTCCGGGATGCAGATGCGTTGCTATCTGATGAGCAATTTGTATCTCTCTCTGTGACATATGGTTTACGGGAAATGTGAACGGTACAACATCTTTAGGGATGTTTTAGTTCTGTGGAATATCTAAACCATGTACGAACTTCATCCAGATTCTGCATATTTTACTGAAAAGTTCAGGTGCAAGTTTTGTGCCTTAAAATTCGACTAATATTGTGTACGGAACACTGAGTTTGTTGTCTATATCACTATATTGCTAGGGTCACACTAGTCTCGTTCACGTTTTAATGATTAATGATGTCGTGTACTGCTGAAGCTGAGTCCTTCAGGAGCATGCTTTGTGCCTTAAAATTGGACTAATAGTGTGCACCGAACATTGAGTTTGTTGTCTACCTCTATAATGCCAGGGTCATACAAGTTAAGTCTTAATGAGTAATGATGATGTGCACTGCTCAAATGTGTCCTTCAGAATTTTTTGCACCTTACATTGAATCATGTTTAGCTGTTTAGCCAATTTATTTCTATGCAGCCTAGTTTTATGTCCTTTCTTTGTTATTTATGATATTTTGACATCACTCTGTTTCTTATCTATATATTGAATACCTTGAAACATTCCTTGCTGCGCTGAACAATTGAAATTTTGGTTCATTTGATTTGTTTTGTCTTTTCCATCTAGTCACATTTCAAACAATGGTCTTTGAGAAAGTACTCTGTGATCTCATTACAGTGAGTAATATTGTAGATAAAAGTACCCTATCCTATCAGCTTGTAGTTGAAATGAAGTGTTGGCAGGTGTTAAATCCTTTTCTGAGTTCAGTGAGTAGTTTATCATACATCCCCTATGGCAGTGCAATGGTTTATTGGTGGGCTGTCCTAGATTAATAATGTTATTATTTTTGCTTGATGAATCATTTTCTCTTGTTTCTCTGGCTAAGTTCCAATAATGTTTGCAGAACACTGTCCTAGATTAATAATGTTATTTTTTTCTTGATGTATCATTTTCTCTTGTTTCTCTGGCTAAGTTCCTAATAATGTTTGCAGAACACACGTGAGACAGCGTTTGCCCTTCGCAAGATGCCTTTGAACAAGGCTAAGAGGTACCTTGAGGATGTTTTGGCCCACAAGCAAGCTATTCCCTTCAGGAGGTACTGTAGAGGTGTTGGCCGTACCGCACAAGCAAAGAATCGCCAGCCAAATGGACAGGGTCGCTGGCCTGCAAAGTCAGCCCAGTTCGTGTTGGATTTGCTGAAGAATGCTGAGAGTAACGCTGAGGTATGCTGCTAGTTTATGCTCTGAGTATTTTTTGAGATGCATCATGCTATCAACTATTGTTTTGGGTTACTGAAGACCTGCTGTTTATGTAGGTTAAAGGCTTGGATGTCGACAGCCTCTACATTTCGCACATCCAGGTTAACCAAGCCATGAAGCAGAGGCGGCGTACATACCGTGCTCACGGACGCATTAATCGTAAGTTAATCAAGGGATATATTGGGATGTCTGTTTTGCTTTCACTAGCAATGGTTAAATCGAGATATCTATTCTGCTTCCATTGGATATCATACTAATATTTCTTTTATGTCAGCTTACATGTCAAACCCCTGCCACATCGAGCTGATCTTGTCAGAGAAGGAAGAGCCCGTGAAGAAGGAGGTATGTTCTTATATCCTCTATATTTTTCCAGTTCATCCTGCAAACTTGGTTAAGCACTGTTTGGTGTTGGCCGCGCTAGTTTCTAGTTGTATGAATCAAAATTCATGTGATTCACCTTCTAAACTAGTCTTACTGTCATTGTGTTGCAAATGTTCCTTGAAATGCTTATTACCTTGTCAGTTTAAGCTGTTCTTATCTGGATCTTAAACTGCTTCTCCTAATCCACATTCTTGTTTTGTAGCCTGACAATGTCATTGCACCAAGGAAAGCTGTTTAAGCCCATGGAGTGACCTCAGTATCTGTCCAAGAATCGTAGCTATAGTTCTTTCCAAGAACCTTTATGCCAGTGTTGCATCCTTTGTTTTTGATACCAATGTTGAGTCAGGATTTGTTAAGGTTGATGCTATCCTTGTGGTCTCGAATGGTCGTTATATGCTAAAACAGTTTCATGCATTTGAGCAGTGCCTATCTGAACTTATTTGCCACAGATCCTTGTCTTCTTTTGCTGTTCACTTCAAGTATTTACAATGTTATTTCTTGTCTAGTCCTTTAGCTCAAGTATCGTCACATTATATTGCCTGTAATGTTATCGTACCAAAGGGTGTAATGAATGACCCAGGATCTATGCATTTCGTTCTTTGTTGCATCTAGTTGTCTTATCATGATCATTTGGCCTTTCATCAATGCAATTTTTGATACAAAATGATTATGGGCAAAATTTAGTTCTCGTTTGGTGAATGTAATCGCAAACCTTTTCCTTAACCAGAATCTGCATCTTTTTTACAGTTGCCTATCAGGGAACACAAAATCCAAATGCCAAACATCTTTACTAGTCCGTTTTAGGGCCTGTTTGATTCATAGAACACAAGAATAGGAAAACCGCAGGATTAGAATGGCATGTAAGTGAAATCCTACATGATTTGAAACCTGCATGAATTTGTTTCAAGCAGTGTTTGATTCACAGAAAAATCAAAGGAATTGTAACATGAGGTGTGAGTGGATGGAAATTTTCCTATGAAACACAGTACAATGCAATCCTATAGGAAACAATCCTATGCTTTCCTAAGTATTCAATCCTCCGAATCAAACGATGCATATAGGAAAAGTTCCTAAGGATCAAAATCCTACAAAATTCCTATAAGATTCCTTTGAATCAGACAAGCCCTATAAATGGCAGATTGGCAGATGGGCATGGTATGTACTTTGAACATCAAACGCCTGACAATTCACGACCGTTAAAAATGGCCACAACACTTTGCAAGAATCAATCCCTCTGAGGTTCGGCTTGTGTTAAGCGGAATAGGAGGATGCATTCTTTCAATAATCTCATCCAATCATTGCTTGGGGTGCCTTCTCTTCCCATTCCTCCTCTTAATTCCCGTTTTTGCGCTGGGTCAAGCGTGTCCCCTTCCAGAAAGTCCGTAATGGGATCATCCTGAGCATGCCGGGGTCCAGAATCAATTCCAAAGTCTAGTGCCAACTTCATGATCAAAATCAACTATCGCCTTCTCAGGACTCGACCTGGAACTTCTTTCACTTTAATATGCCTCGTTCAATGAGTTCATCCTTTGTATCGCCGCAACAGCCTGGGAGCCGGTTTGTATGAGGTCATGCATGATGAAATCACCCGAGCGGAAGGACTTGCCACCACTTCAAATAATCCTTTCGTttttgggtgcagaagaggtcatTTTAGGAATCTACCAAATTTGTTATGCATATTATGTATAGTACAGTAGTACGCATTACTAAACTATTAATCCTCTTGATACTGAAATAGTTAAGATCTTTCTTGTTTAAAGGCTTCAGTAGTCATTCTTTATGTTCTATGGTGTGAGGAAAACTCTACACTGGAAATATTGACGGAAAAAATGGTAGTATTTAGACTGTTACGGTGTTGGTGCTATCCAGTGTTACTGCTAGAGCCATCTTCTCTTGGGTAATATCTTTGCATCTGAAACCTAATAAATTGCAAGTGCTAAAACTAGTTAGCCTAATTGAACAGATGACATGTTTTAATTTGCGCGTGAACAGATGACATATAACTCGAGTACCAGTTTCTGAAAGAAATAATTGCATCGGAAGGAAAGAAGAGGGATAGTTCAGCTAAAAACTTCTACGGAATAGACAGATTACCTGCTGACAACGAACTAGAAGCATTCCAGTGATTGCATCTCAGAGACTCAGACATTCACGAATTATATATCTGCACATCATGAAGATCGCATGTCAAGTGGGTCATGGGCCTCTGGATGCCTCCATCGCTGCCATCTTTAACCACAGTGACATCTACTTAATTAGCGGCGCATGATTGCCTGATACCTGCCTCATACGAGGATGACACTCACTGACTATGACATCGTTTGTGCAGACATTCTTGATGTCGAGTCTTGGATGCGGCCAAGCTCCGACCTGCTTCCCAGGGCATGCTTCAACCCAGGCGCTGTCGCCCTCGGCACCAACCTAGGGCCCAACAATGGTGAGTCATGAGCTGAAGCGAGCACCCAATTGGCTGGAATCTAGTTCTAACATGAACCTCTGCGGTGATGTGCGTCATGACAGGGTTGCTGTCAAGGTTCCAGGTGATGCGGGACATGAGTAGGGCCGGGGAGATTGTGTCTGCCAGGATAATGCAGCAGGTGCAACGTGCAAGTGTAAGTGCTTTCTGGCTAAGGCTTGATAGCCTGTGATTCAAGGCTTCATGGATGGTTCAGTTTTCGCTGGGTTTTGATCGTCAAAAAGGAGGAATTTCATTGGTTTTTTTAGGCATTGTTGTACTATGTGATGCCTACCCAGTTGCTGTGATAGACTAGTGCAGACAGGGATagtcacaaagggaaacacaggAGGTACATCAGTGTACGTAAACTGGCCTCTTAACCATAGAACTTGACCATAGGAAGCTCTCTGTTTTATAGGGCTTACAATAGATCGTTTAGTTACTTATACTCCATTGAAACAATGAGATATCCAATGTGTTATCTGACACAGCTTGTTGCACATGTAAATGTCAAGTTTTCTGGTAATGCATCTTCTTGTCCTGGTTAAGATGAC
This Lolium rigidum isolate FL_2022 unplaced genomic scaffold, APGP_CSIRO_Lrig_0.1 contig_59506_1, whole genome shotgun sequence DNA region includes the following protein-coding sequences:
- the LOC124681910 gene encoding 60S ribosomal protein L17-2; its protein translation is MVKYSRDPANPTKSAKACGKDLRVHFKNTRETAFALRKMPLNKAKRYLEDVLAHKQAIPFRRYCRGVGRTAQAKNRQPNGQGRWPAKSAQFVLDLLKNAESNAEVKGLDVDSLYISHIQVNQAMKQRRRTYRAHGRINPYMSNPCHIELILSEKEEPVKKEPDNVIAPRKAV